In the genome of Methanococcoides burtonii DSM 6242, the window TGAGTATCAACCATGCAAGTAATACTGTTCCTGCAGGATAGAGGGAGGAAGTAATCGATGCGATATCGAGTCGACCTGCCTGAGATGCAAACGCAAAAAATGTATTTCCTCCAGTGTCAAATATTCCCGCAATGAAGATGATGGGAAAGACGCTTTTGGGTGGAATGTACACCTGCCTCTTCAGTGTGATAAATATAATCAATGTTATAGCTGCTGCTATCCTTGCAGCAGTAAGAGGCCAGAGCACCGCCGTATCACTCACTTTGTCGATGGATATGAAGAACAGTCCAAACCCCATTCCAGCTATCAGCGGAAGTATCAGGTCGGTGCGTTCAATTTTACTGTTCCCATTTCCACCACCTGCAATGAGCCAGACTGCTACAAGTGCAAAAGCAAACCCAATAATTTGATGAAAAGCAGGTAATCCTTCGTAAAATGCACTGTAGATGACCGGTACAGAAGCTGCAACTATTGCCGAAACAGGTGCGACAAACCCCATGTTCCCCTGTGAAAGACCACGATAAAGTGCCAGAAGCCCAATACCTATGAAAACTCCTGCAACGGCCCCCCAGAGCATACCACCAAAGGGTGGCATTTTTTCTGCCATTAAATGGGCTGAAAATGCAAGAAGGAAGATACCGACTATCTGGGTTATCAGAACAACACTATATACATTTGCACGTTTTGATGCAAATCCTCCACTGAAATCCCCAGCACCCCAGCATATGGCTGACATAAGACCAAAAAAAACCACCAGGAATTCAACAGGTATCATAGATCTCATTTTCCAAAAATAAACATATTGTATTGGATCTGCTTGAATTTATACTCTTTCTTTTGTCTGGATAAAATTCTGTCAATTAGTTCAGCAACAATATGACTCATGCTCGAGGTTAACTACGATTATGTTGGACTTGTATGACAACCACATCTGATTCAAAGAAGGTGCAAGTGTGATCGGAATACCTGTATTTTGCATGCAACACACAAAGAGTGAATACTGAAACATATGTGCGAATACCTGATAGGTTAACATTGAGCACATTCAGAGCAGAAACTGGTTTTAACTAAGCGCCTGCCGGTATACCTCTCCAGTCTTCTTTGCTATATCTTGCCAGTCAAATGAGGATATAACCCTCTCACGCCCTTTTTTCCCCATTAGGCATCTCTTTTCCGGATCATGATATAATCTATCGATTGCTTCTGCGATACTTGCACCGCTTTCCGGTTCCACCAGAAGCCCGGTCCTGTTGTGGTCAATGATATCTGGTATCCCTCCGACCCGTGTCCCAATGCACGCGGTCTCACATGCCATGGCTTCTATGAGCGCAATACCGAAAGGCTCATAGATACTTGGTAGCACGAACGCGTTGGAGAGAGAGTATAATTTAATGAGTTCATGCTTCCCCACATGCGGAAGGCAGAGGATATGCTTTTCATGATATATATCCGGCTGGCCGACCATGACCAGCATTATCTCTGGAATGTCTCTCTGGAGCTTTTGCACGGCATCAACCAGATACATTACGCCCTTTTGTGGGTCATTCCTTCCAACAAACAGCACAACGAATCGGTTATCAAGTTTGTATTTTCTTTTGAGGTCATCCGCATTTTGGTGTTTGAATGCCTCAGCATCCACACCATTTGGAATGATCGTGATCCTATCAGGTTCGATTCCAAATGTTTGTTCCAGTTCTCCTTGTATGGACTTTGATACTGCAATGAACCTGTCCACCATACCCACCACGTTTTGTTCCATCATAACACTCAGACCGTCTGGCTTCGTTCTATTGACATCTATACTGTGAGCTGTCATCACCAGTGGCAACTGGGTACTCTGCTTTGATAATCTAGCAGCTAACTGGATTAAACCACCATGCGAATGCAATAGATCCAGACTGCCATTTAAAAACTGTTTCTTCACCATCGCAGCCACATTGATGTTGGTCAGTATCTTTTTATATGCCGCACTAAAATCATTAGATGCCTGATAACGAAGTTCTGTTGGTCCATGCACACATACATTTTTGACCAACTGTTCATTCGATTCCTACATATTGGCTGTAAACACATGTACATGATAATTTCTGATTGCAAGACTTCTGGTTAACTCCCCTACATGAATGCCCACTCCACCATAAAAATTTGGTGGATACTCATAAGAAAGAATTCCTATGTTCGCACCAGAGTCGGTCTTTTTTAGACTGAAAGCCGTAATTATACCCCCACACTTCATTCCGTTATAATATCACAGCCAATTAAATATGTTGACCCTTAAAATTAGAACCCCGATAATTTAATGGCGTCATTTCTCGTTTCCCATAAAGCCCAAATTTGACAGTTCTATTTTTTAGCTTATAGAATTTGACAGTTGTTACTAAGTTAAATATTTATGTTAATTAATGTTATATAAAAACTACAATTTGTGATATATTCTTATTTTAGTTACAGATTGGGCAAATATTGATGAAAAATAAGCAAAATACCACATAAATTAACATTAATTTTTATAAACTGTCAAATTCGGGATAAAGCAGGAAACTACTTTAGCTCATGATACACATGTATACGTGAGAATATACATTAAAGGTGACGCTCAAATGCCTAAACCACTCGTTGTTGGAAACGGATCACTGCTGGTGAATCTTGATATGAATGCAAGCATCCGGGACATGTACTTCCCCCATATAGGAAATGAGAACCATGTGAACGGGCGACATTGTAGAATAGGGGTAGAAGTAGATGGGAAAAATCTTGGTATGGTCTCTCTGATCGGGGATGATTGGATCCACAAACTTGGTTACCAGAAAGATCGGTTGGTAACTGATAGCTACTATCGCAATGATCATCTTGAAGTTGAGTTGAGGTTCAACGAATGTGTACACCCTCATGAGAATGTATTCATTCGAAAGATAGCAATAACCAATACCAACACTATAGATGTGGACATGAAGCTACTTTTCAGCCATGATATTGCCCTTTACGAGAACCCGAATGGTGATACGGCTATCTTTGACCCTGCATTGCAATCCATAATACATTATCAGGACTCGCGCTACTTCCTTATTAGTGGTTCACCATACTTTGACCAGTATGAAGTAGGTCCAAAAGGGACTGATGAATCTGGTGCTATCAAGTCTGGAGGGCTTAACATGAATTCCATTCAGGTTGGGGCAGTGAAAAGTTTAATAAGTTTCTCCCAGCATCTGGCAGCGGGAGAAACAAAAATAATATATTACTGGATCGCAGCAGGGAAAACTTTCTTTGAAGTCAAGCGGCTCAACGAACTTGTCCTTACTACAACACCTGAAAGGATGATGAGTGAAGCAGGGCAGTACTATTATTCATGGGTGAACAAGGAAAAGTACGATTTGTTTGATTTTCCACCAAAAGTGGTAGACTTATTCAAACACAGTCTGCTTATTATAAAGTCGCAGATCGATTACGATGGCGCGATCATAGCTGCCAATGACAGTGATATCCTTGAAAGGTTCAACATGGATTCATACAGTTATATGTGGCCGCGTGATAGTGCATATATCGCCATGGCACTGGACATAACACGTTACTCCGGAACTGTACAGAAATTCTTTGAATACTGCCAGGGACTTATCCATGAAAACGGGTATTTCCTGCAAAAATACAATCCCACAGGTACCCTTGCAAGTGGTTGGATGCCTTGGCTAACACCTGAGGGAAAGATCCAACTTCCGATACAGGAAGATAGTACAGCACTTATTATCGTGGCTTTGTGGAATCATTATAAAATTACAAAATCTATCGAGAACATCGATCCGGTTTATCACTCACTGATAATACCGGCTGCCGAGTTCATGATCAAGTATAGGGATCCTTCTACTGGACTCCCAAAACCCAGTTATAATCTGTGGGAGGACAAAAGAGCGGTTCACAGCTATACATGTTCGAC includes:
- a CDS encoding EamA family transporter gives rise to the protein MIPVEFLVVFFGLMSAICWGAGDFSGGFASKRANVYSVVLITQIVGIFLLAFSAHLMAEKMPPFGGMLWGAVAGVFIGIGLLALYRGLSQGNMGFVAPVSAIVAASVPVIYSAFYEGLPAFHQIIGFAFALVAVWLIAGGGNGNSKIERTDLILPLIAGMGFGLFFISIDKVSDTAVLWPLTAARIAAAITLIIFITLKRQVYIPPKSVFPIIFIAGIFDTGGNTFFAFASQAGRLDIASITSSLYPAGTVLLAWLILKEKLSSKQWLGLATALLAIIFISA
- a CDS encoding glycosyltransferase family 4 protein produces the protein MVKNVCVHGPTELRYQASNDFSAAYKKILTNINVAAMVKKQFLNGSLDLLHSHGGLIQLAARLSKQSTQLPLVMTAHSIDVNRTKPDGLSVMMEQNVVGMVDRFIAVSKSIQGELEQTFGIEPDRITIIPNGVDAEAFKHQNADDLKRKYKLDNRFVVLFVGRNDPQKGVMYLVDAVQKLQRDIPEIMLVMVGQPDIYHEKHILCLPHVGKHELIKLYSLSNAFVLPSIYEPFGIALIEAMACETACIGTRVGGIPDIIDHNRTGLLVEPESGASIAEAIDRLYHDPEKRCLMGKKGRERVISSFDWQDIAKKTGEVYRQALS
- a CDS encoding glycoside hydrolase family 15 protein gives rise to the protein MPKPLVVGNGSLLVNLDMNASIRDMYFPHIGNENHVNGRHCRIGVEVDGKNLGMVSLIGDDWIHKLGYQKDRLVTDSYYRNDHLEVELRFNECVHPHENVFIRKIAITNTNTIDVDMKLLFSHDIALYENPNGDTAIFDPALQSIIHYQDSRYFLISGSPYFDQYEVGPKGTDESGAIKSGGLNMNSIQVGAVKSLISFSQHLAAGETKIIYYWIAAGKTFFEVKRLNELVLTTTPERMMSEAGQYYYSWVNKEKYDLFDFPPKVVDLFKHSLLIIKSQIDYDGAIIAANDSDILERFNMDSYSYMWPRDSAYIAMALDITRYSGTVQKFFEYCQGLIHENGYFLQKYNPTGTLASGWMPWLTPEGKIQLPIQEDSTALIIVALWNHYKITKSIENIDPVYHSLIIPAAEFMIKYRDPSTGLPKPSYNLWEDKRAVHSYTCSTVYAGLICAANFAAMYGDNDLAESYNTAAMEIKKGIENHLYDKELGRFLRSISPRDETVDASLYAVSQFGVLPPDDARVVSTMKSVESILSVKTEVGGIARFYKDKYQEVAQYDPEIIPGNPWFICTLWVAQWHIQMAKSIDDLQKTREIILWTTERATETGMLAEQLNPFDGSPLSVSPLTWAHATFVLTVMAFVEKARSLE